Proteins encoded by one window of Luteimonas yindakuii:
- a CDS encoding dipeptidase, with protein MMRTALLRSAIVLALACAATAAAQPPEAARRLAQDAVIVDTHIDAPGILVGDWADLGQAVPGREFDYPRAREGGLDVAFMAIYTSAARDEDGSARQVAHQQIDAVEALAARHPDRFALLTSPGDVERLRAGGRVLLALGMENGGPIGDDLAELERFHQRGVRYITLAHSGNNRIADSSYTLEKRWNGLSPFGREVIAEMNRLGIMVDVSHISDAATAQAVELSRVPVIASHSALRHFTPDFERNLSDELAKAIAAKGGVIQIPFGNAFVNPQAAANTQAYFRAIGEFDRRNNERAAAGEPLEDRRAFVAKWDAEHPSPPTAIDAVLDQIDHAVKLVGIDHVGIGSDFDGVDGNLPEGLKSVADFPNFIAGLQARGYADTDIRKILGGNFLRVWAEIEAGAER; from the coding sequence ATGATGCGTACCGCCCTGCTCCGCTCCGCCATCGTCCTGGCCCTGGCCTGCGCGGCAACCGCCGCCGCACAGCCTCCGGAAGCGGCACGCCGCCTGGCGCAGGACGCAGTGATCGTCGATACCCATATCGATGCGCCCGGCATCCTCGTCGGCGACTGGGCGGATCTTGGCCAGGCGGTGCCCGGACGCGAGTTCGACTATCCCCGCGCGCGCGAAGGCGGGCTGGATGTCGCCTTCATGGCGATCTACACCTCGGCCGCGCGCGACGAGGACGGCAGCGCACGACAGGTGGCGCATCAGCAGATCGACGCGGTCGAAGCGCTGGCCGCGCGCCATCCGGACAGGTTCGCGCTGCTCACCTCGCCCGGCGACGTCGAGCGCCTGCGCGCGGGCGGCCGCGTGCTGCTGGCGCTCGGCATGGAGAACGGCGGCCCGATCGGCGACGACCTCGCCGAGCTGGAGCGCTTCCACCAGCGTGGCGTGCGCTACATCACCCTCGCCCACAGCGGCAACAATCGCATCGCCGATTCGTCGTACACGCTGGAGAAGCGCTGGAACGGCCTGAGCCCGTTCGGCCGCGAGGTGATCGCGGAGATGAACCGGCTGGGCATCATGGTCGACGTCTCGCACATCTCGGACGCCGCCACCGCGCAGGCGGTGGAACTGAGCCGGGTGCCGGTGATCGCCAGCCACTCGGCGCTGCGCCACTTCACGCCGGACTTCGAGCGCAACCTCAGCGACGAGCTGGCGAAGGCGATCGCGGCGAAGGGCGGCGTCATCCAGATCCCGTTCGGCAACGCCTTCGTCAATCCGCAGGCGGCGGCGAACACGCAGGCCTACTTCCGCGCCATCGGCGAGTTCGACCGCCGCAACAACGAACGTGCCGCGGCCGGCGAGCCGCTGGAGGACCGCCGGGCGTTCGTTGCGAAGTGGGATGCGGAGCACCCGTCACCGCCGACCGCGATCGACGCGGTGCTCGACCAGATCGACCATGCGGTGAAGCTGGTGGGCATCGACCATGTCGGCATCGGCTCCGACTTCGACGGCGTCGACGGCAACCTGCCCGAAGGGCTGAAGAGCGTCGCCGACTTCCCGAACTTCATCGCCGGCCTGCAGGCGCGCGGCTATGCCGACACCGACATCCGCAAGATCCTCGGCGGCAATTTCCTGCGCGTGTGGGCGGAGATCGAGGCTGGCGCGGAGCGCTGA
- a CDS encoding serine hydrolase produces MQRFRHVHASLALALITVSANAHAIDQAGLERALAQRLEGDRSGACIAAAVIDGPRVVRAHGCTDPARRSRIEGRAAFEIGSVTKTMTAALLATLIERGEVSLDDPLASLLPAGTAVPGFEGQPILLRHVVTHTSGLPALPSRMRVTDPADPYAALDEDALLGSLADVRLAQAPGTQFAYSNFASMVLSWGLARQAGIDFESLLQRELLAPLAMRDAHIRQVPDGVRAVQGHLPGRQPTKGWTFPVDMAGVGGVRATLDDMVRYAQAQLGQVDGPVAATLARTQQPVRDGVAMNWMIGNHGDRRVHGHEGGTGGFSSLVAFDREGGQAVVLLSDTALHTMGGLRQLGMHLLGVEASPGTPRRPAQPPSELLDALAGDYLLEGAGTLRLSRRDDTLRVQAAGQPELALGYDDAGEFHLHEVDAVLRPQRGADGRYGFVWVQGGGALRARPLDPDAVSQPMPAVEVLRGYAGTYPLMPGFELDVRERDGGLYAQATGQGEFALEATAAADVFAAPAFGIEIRFQRASDGAVVGLELHQGGNVMRGERR; encoded by the coding sequence ATGCAACGCTTTCGCCATGTACATGCCTCGCTCGCACTTGCGCTGATCACGGTCAGTGCCAACGCACACGCCATCGACCAGGCCGGTCTCGAGCGTGCCCTTGCACAGCGGCTGGAAGGCGATCGCAGCGGCGCGTGCATTGCCGCTGCGGTGATCGACGGCCCGCGCGTCGTACGTGCGCACGGGTGCACCGATCCCGCACGGCGGTCACGCATCGAAGGCCGCGCGGCCTTCGAGATCGGCTCGGTGACCAAGACCATGACCGCTGCACTGCTGGCGACGCTGATCGAGCGCGGCGAGGTGTCGCTCGACGATCCCTTGGCCAGCCTGTTGCCGGCCGGCACCGCGGTGCCCGGTTTCGAAGGCCAGCCGATCCTGCTGCGGCATGTGGTCACCCACACCTCCGGCCTGCCGGCACTGCCGTCGCGGATGCGCGTCACCGATCCAGCCGATCCCTATGCCGCACTGGATGAGGACGCGTTGCTCGGCTCGCTCGCGGACGTACGTCTGGCGCAGGCGCCGGGCACGCAGTTCGCGTATTCCAACTTCGCCTCGATGGTGCTGTCGTGGGGGCTGGCACGGCAGGCCGGGATCGATTTCGAATCGCTGCTGCAGCGTGAGCTGTTGGCACCGTTGGCGATGCGCGATGCGCACATCCGGCAGGTGCCCGATGGCGTGCGGGCGGTCCAGGGCCACCTGCCGGGCAGGCAGCCCACCAAGGGGTGGACGTTCCCGGTCGACATGGCCGGCGTCGGCGGCGTGCGCGCCACCCTCGATGACATGGTCCGCTACGCGCAGGCACAGCTCGGGCAGGTCGATGGACCGGTCGCGGCAACGCTGGCGCGCACGCAGCAGCCGGTGCGCGATGGCGTCGCGATGAACTGGATGATCGGCAACCATGGCGACCGCCGCGTGCACGGTCACGAGGGCGGCACCGGCGGCTTCTCCTCGCTCGTTGCCTTCGATCGCGAGGGCGGACAGGCGGTAGTGCTGCTGTCGGATACAGCGCTGCACACCATGGGCGGCCTGAGGCAGCTCGGCATGCATCTGCTCGGTGTCGAGGCGTCGCCCGGCACCCCGCGGCGTCCGGCACAGCCGCCGTCGGAACTTCTGGATGCGCTGGCCGGCGACTACCTGCTCGAAGGCGCCGGAACGTTGCGGCTGTCGCGGCGGGACGACACGCTGCGGGTGCAGGCAGCCGGGCAACCGGAACTGGCGCTGGGCTACGACGACGCCGGCGAATTCCACCTGCACGAGGTGGATGCGGTGCTGCGCCCGCAGCGCGGCGCGGACGGGCGCTACGGCTTCGTCTGGGTGCAGGGCGGGGGCGCGCTGCGGGCGCGGCCGCTGGATCCGGACGCCGTGTCGCAACCGATGCCGGCCGTGGAGGTACTGCGCGGATATGCAGGCACCTATCCGCTGATGCCGGGCTTCGAGCTGGACGTGCGCGAACGCGATGGCGGCCTGTATGCACAGGCCACCGGCCAGGGCGAATTCGCGCTCGAGGCGACGGCGGCGGCCGACGTCTTCGCCGCGCCCGCGTTCGGCATCGAGATCCGTTTCCAGCGCGCATCCGACGGTGCCGTGGTCGGATTGGAACTGCACCAGGGCGGCAATGTCATGCGTGGCGAACGGCGCTAG
- a CDS encoding 30S ribosomal protein THX — translation MGKGDRKTLKGKRYISSYGNARKAATRAAATAAAPVAKKTVVKAPAKKVAKKTVAKA, via the coding sequence ATGGGCAAGGGCGATCGCAAGACCCTCAAGGGCAAGCGCTACATTTCCAGCTACGGCAACGCCCGCAAGGCGGCAACCCGGGCCGCGGCCACCGCCGCCGCGCCGGTCGCGAAGAAGACCGTGGTGAAGGCGCCGGCCAAGAAGGTCGCCAAGAAGACCGTCGCCAAGGCGTGA
- a CDS encoding RNA polymerase sigma factor — protein MHTDPESGFPRMLEQSRPALVRLARRYAGVDDWQDLLQEMCLQLWRSFGSFDGRAQQSTWVYRVALNTALSHVRRPRPPHRPLEEIAERGDSGQPGDPLDVLDAFLAGLDPLARSVLLLDLEGLPREQIADVLGLTPNAVAIRMTRLRQAFETRFLED, from the coding sequence GTGCACACCGATCCCGAAAGCGGGTTCCCGCGGATGCTGGAGCAAAGCCGCCCTGCACTGGTGCGGCTGGCGCGGCGCTATGCCGGCGTCGACGACTGGCAGGACCTGCTGCAGGAGATGTGCCTGCAGCTGTGGCGCAGCTTCGGCAGCTTCGATGGACGTGCGCAGCAATCGACCTGGGTGTACCGGGTCGCGCTCAACACCGCGCTCAGCCACGTGCGCAGGCCGCGGCCACCGCACCGCCCGCTGGAGGAGATCGCCGAACGCGGTGACAGCGGCCAGCCCGGTGACCCGCTGGACGTGCTGGATGCCTTCCTGGCCGGGCTCGACCCGCTAGCGCGCAGCGTGCTGCTGCTCGACCTGGAGGGCCTGCCGCGCGAGCAGATCGCCGATGTGCTCGGGCTGACCCCCAACGCGGTGGCGATCCGCATGACGCGGCTGCGGCAGGCCTTTGAAACCCGTTTCCTGGAGGACTGA
- a CDS encoding MerC domain-containing protein has protein sequence MAAPDTTLARADRVGFAASLLCAVHCAALPLVLALLPALGLGVGGWIDFDQAFVVFATLLGATTLTLGWRRHRAFHAWLLLVPGLALVWVGAFTRLHDHSMTHVVVMTTGGLLLAAAHFVNLRLTHARSQPTTA, from the coding sequence ATGGCCGCACCAGACACCACCCTTGCCCGCGCCGACCGGGTGGGCTTCGCCGCCTCGTTGCTGTGCGCGGTGCATTGCGCCGCGCTGCCGCTGGTGCTCGCGTTGCTGCCCGCGCTGGGTCTCGGCGTGGGTGGCTGGATCGACTTCGACCAGGCCTTCGTGGTGTTCGCCACCCTGCTGGGCGCGACCACCCTGACCCTGGGCTGGCGCCGCCACCGCGCATTCCATGCATGGCTGCTGCTGGTGCCCGGCCTGGCGCTGGTGTGGGTCGGCGCATTCACCCGCCTGCACGACCATTCGATGACCCACGTGGTGGTGATGACGACCGGTGGCCTGCTGCTTGCCGCTGCCCACTTCGTCAACCTGCGGCTCACCCACGCGCGCAGTCAGCCGACCACTGCGTGA
- a CDS encoding formimidoylglutamate deiminase produces the protein MSRALNISREPGGWRVPGLSNLHSHAFQRAMAGMAERRTSTGDGAHDSFWTWRETMYRFAARMTPDTLHAVAAQLYAEMLEAGYTRVCEFHYVHHRPDGRAYDDPAEMSLALVAAARETGIRLTLLPVLYMTGGFDGRALSPRQARFGHDVDAYLRLFETLRARDCDELQVGVALHSLRAVPEAAMREVLAALPARTPVHIHIAEQVGEVEDCLAVRGARPVEWLLANAPVDAHWTLVHATHLDADETVRLARSRATVALCPTTEANLGDGLFPLRAYLDAGGRWGIGSDSHISVSPVEELRWLEYGQRLAGRRRTVATGAFDSVGQTLLAGALDGDRATGFDADDEWLLLDADAPVLAGADADDLADRWIFSGNRPLVRETRIGDRRLVADGRHLQAETIAEDYRRAMRTLLAD, from the coding sequence ATGTCCCGAGCGCTGAACATCTCCCGCGAGCCCGGCGGCTGGCGCGTGCCCGGCCTTTCCAACCTGCATTCGCACGCGTTCCAGCGTGCGATGGCGGGCATGGCCGAGCGTCGCACCAGCACCGGAGATGGCGCGCATGATTCGTTCTGGACCTGGCGCGAGACGATGTACCGCTTCGCCGCGCGGATGACGCCGGACACCCTGCACGCAGTGGCCGCGCAGCTCTACGCCGAGATGCTGGAAGCCGGCTACACCCGCGTGTGCGAGTTCCACTATGTCCACCATCGCCCCGACGGCAGGGCCTACGACGATCCCGCCGAGATGTCGCTGGCGCTGGTGGCGGCGGCGCGCGAGACCGGCATCCGCCTGACCCTGCTGCCGGTGCTGTACATGACCGGCGGCTTCGACGGGCGCGCGCTGTCGCCACGGCAGGCGCGATTCGGCCATGACGTCGATGCATACCTGCGCCTGTTCGAGACGCTGCGCGCGCGCGATTGCGATGAACTGCAGGTGGGCGTCGCACTGCACAGCCTGCGCGCGGTGCCCGAGGCCGCCATGCGCGAGGTGCTGGCCGCGCTGCCGGCGCGCACGCCGGTGCATATCCATATCGCCGAGCAGGTCGGCGAGGTCGAGGATTGCCTGGCCGTGCGCGGCGCGCGCCCGGTGGAGTGGTTGCTGGCCAATGCACCCGTGGATGCGCACTGGACGCTAGTCCATGCCACCCATCTCGACGCCGACGAAACCGTGCGTCTGGCGCGCAGCCGCGCGACCGTTGCGTTGTGCCCCACCACCGAGGCCAACCTCGGTGACGGCCTGTTCCCGCTGCGCGCCTACCTGGATGCCGGTGGACGCTGGGGCATCGGCTCCGATTCGCATATCTCGGTATCACCGGTGGAGGAGTTGCGCTGGCTGGAATACGGCCAGCGGCTTGCGGGCCGTCGTCGAACCGTCGCCACCGGTGCGTTCGACAGCGTCGGCCAGACCCTGCTGGCCGGTGCGCTGGATGGCGATCGCGCCACCGGGTTCGATGCCGACGACGAATGGCTGCTGCTCGACGCGGATGCCCCGGTGCTGGCGGGTGCGGACGCCGATGATCTCGCCGACCGCTGGATCTTCAGCGGCAACCGCCCGCTGGTGCGCGAGACCCGTATCGGCGATCGCCGCCTGGTGGCCGACGGTCGCCATCTGCAGGCCGAAACCATCGCCGAGGACTACCGTCGCGCGATGCGGACGTTGCTGGCGGATTAG
- a CDS encoding methylated-DNA--[protein]-cysteine S-methyltransferase: protein MNVHYTHVDSPVGLLLLAASDAGLHAIGFPENRHPVRMGVDWREGTHPLIEEARRQLAAYFAGERRYFDLPLAPHGTPFQRSVWQALADIPYGVTASYAELATRVGRPGAARAVGAANGRNPLPIVLPCHRVIGAGGDLTGFGGGLPTKRYLLALEGALPRALL from the coding sequence ATGAACGTCCATTACACCCACGTCGACAGCCCCGTCGGCCTTCTGCTGCTGGCCGCATCCGATGCCGGCCTGCATGCGATCGGGTTCCCCGAGAACCGCCACCCGGTGCGGATGGGCGTCGACTGGCGCGAGGGCACGCATCCGCTGATCGAGGAGGCGCGGCGCCAGCTGGCCGCCTATTTCGCCGGCGAGCGCCGCTACTTCGACCTGCCGCTGGCGCCGCATGGCACACCGTTCCAGCGCAGCGTCTGGCAGGCACTGGCGGACATTCCCTACGGCGTGACCGCCAGCTATGCCGAATTGGCCACGCGCGTCGGCCGCCCCGGTGCCGCGCGCGCGGTGGGCGCGGCCAACGGTCGCAATCCGCTGCCGATCGTGCTGCCCTGCCATCGCGTCATCGGCGCCGGCGGCGACCTCACCGGTTTCGGCGGCGGGCTGCCGACCAAGCGCTACCTGCTGGCGCTGGAAGGTGCACTGCCACGCGCGCTGCTGTGA
- the hutI gene encoding imidazolonepropionase, translating into MGADRWDGLIVGPTLVTLADDTGYGLVADGALGWRDGVLTYVGPASGLPAPPETLAHEVTDADGCITPGLVDCHTHLVFAGNRAGEFEQRLQGASYEEIARSGGGILSSVRAVREADGDTLLAQSLPRARALVADGVSTLEIKSGYGLDLDNERKMLRVARRLGEALGISVRTTYLAAHALPPEYAGRADAYIDATIEWLPQLHAEGLVDAVDAFAERIGFDATQTRRLFASARALGLPVKLHADQLSDGDGAALVAEFGGLSADHVEHTSGAGVAAMAAAGTVAVLLPGAFHVLRETRLPPLDAFRAAGVPMAVATDCNPGTSPLLSLGQAMQLACTHFRLTPEEALRGATVNAARALGLDDRGRLRAGLRADFVHWDVREPAELCYWLGGRLARAVHAGGRPVATRTDDPAPALEAVP; encoded by the coding sequence ATGGGCGCTGACCGCTGGGACGGGCTGATCGTCGGCCCCACCCTGGTGACCCTGGCCGACGACACCGGTTACGGCCTGGTCGCCGACGGTGCGCTGGGCTGGAGAGACGGCGTGCTCACCTACGTCGGCCCCGCCAGCGGCTTGCCGGCCCCGCCGGAAACGCTGGCCCACGAAGTCACGGACGCCGACGGCTGCATCACCCCGGGCCTGGTCGATTGCCACACGCACCTGGTGTTTGCCGGCAACCGCGCGGGCGAGTTCGAACAGCGCCTGCAGGGCGCGAGTTACGAGGAGATCGCCCGCAGCGGCGGCGGCATCCTGTCCAGCGTGCGCGCCGTGCGCGAGGCCGACGGGGACACGCTGCTCGCGCAGTCGCTGCCGCGCGCGCGGGCGCTGGTCGCCGATGGCGTGAGCACGCTGGAGATCAAGTCCGGCTACGGGCTCGACCTCGACAACGAACGCAAGATGCTGCGCGTCGCGCGACGGCTCGGCGAAGCGCTCGGCATCAGCGTGCGCACCACCTACCTGGCGGCGCATGCGCTGCCGCCGGAATATGCCGGCCGCGCCGATGCCTATATCGACGCCACCATCGAGTGGCTGCCGCAACTCCACGCCGAGGGCCTGGTCGATGCGGTGGACGCGTTCGCGGAGCGCATCGGCTTCGACGCGACCCAGACGCGACGCCTGTTCGCATCCGCACGCGCACTCGGACTGCCGGTGAAGCTGCATGCCGACCAGCTCAGCGACGGCGATGGCGCAGCGCTGGTGGCGGAGTTCGGCGGGCTCTCCGCAGACCACGTCGAACACACCTCCGGCGCCGGCGTCGCCGCGATGGCCGCTGCCGGCACCGTGGCAGTGCTGCTGCCGGGCGCATTCCATGTGCTGCGCGAAACCCGGTTGCCGCCGCTGGACGCATTCCGCGCCGCCGGCGTGCCGATGGCGGTGGCTACCGACTGCAACCCGGGGACGTCGCCGCTGCTGTCGCTGGGCCAGGCGATGCAGCTGGCGTGCACGCATTTCCGCCTGACGCCCGAGGAAGCCCTGCGCGGCGCGACCGTCAACGCTGCACGTGCGCTCGGCCTCGATGACCGCGGCCGGCTGCGTGCCGGGCTGCGCGCCGACTTCGTGCACTGGGACGTGCGTGAGCCTGCAGAACTCTGTTACTGGCTCGGCGGCCGGCTCGCGCGCGCCGTGCATGCCGGCGGCCGGCCTGTCGCCACCCGCACCGACGATCCCGCACCCGCCCTGGAGGCTGTTCCATGA
- a CDS encoding TonB-dependent receptor, producing the protein MIDPCASTPSRVALAIALALSAGAVNAQNSAHPTTTTLDAVQVTAVPLGGDAEDLAHPIEVLHGEALDDRKSGSLGETVASLPGVQNGSFGAGVGRPIIRGQEGPRVQVLAGGIGNMDASTVSADHAVGIEPFLADQIEVLKGPANLLYGSGAIGGAVNVVDGRIARDVPDRPLSGRAELRAASGNDERAGMFRLDGVSGDNLVLHVDGVIRNSGDIDIPGHAQRTHDHDGHRHDEHESAYGSLPNSAIRTRAGALGATWLGERGHLGVALSTYRTNYGLPEGAHVHAGDDDGHGHDDHGHDHEHGGHDHDAGHGHDHGPVRIDLAQNRLDLKGGIYNPAPFLSALNLRAARSDYEHVELEDGLAATRFVNRGTETRLEAVQNAVNGWHGAFGLQLGHGNFEAQGAEAFVPPSVSDTVGLFVVQEKEFGPVKLELGGRHERVQIDSATGVSRRFDASSLSGAAIWHLSGVFDLRVGADVSERAPTNEELFANGAHIATASLEIGDADLDTERGQRLELGLHAHTGRIEAKAAVYQTRFDDYTYLAATGVVEDGLPVRLWTQGDATFRGAEVEAKLHLSESDAGDFDLRVFGDIVRATLDGSGTREVHFDVPHGEHAHHYHADIALGGNLPRIAPSRLGADLNWTSGGWRAHAGAVRYMKQDRVAAGEAPSPGYTLVNAGIAWRADDLEGTQWELFLDGRNLTDREARPHTSLLRDIAPLPGRSIAGGIRMFF; encoded by the coding sequence ATGATCGATCCGTGCGCTTCGACCCCCTCCCGCGTTGCCCTCGCCATTGCCCTTGCCCTGTCCGCCGGCGCCGTGAACGCGCAGAACAGCGCCCATCCCACGACCACCACGCTCGACGCGGTGCAGGTCACGGCGGTGCCGCTGGGCGGTGATGCCGAAGACCTCGCCCATCCCATCGAAGTCCTGCATGGCGAGGCGTTGGACGACCGCAAGTCCGGCAGCCTGGGCGAAACGGTAGCCTCGCTGCCGGGCGTGCAGAACGGATCCTTCGGCGCAGGGGTCGGCCGGCCGATCATCCGCGGCCAGGAAGGCCCGCGCGTGCAGGTGCTGGCCGGCGGGATCGGCAACATGGACGCCTCCACGGTCAGCGCCGACCACGCGGTCGGCATCGAGCCGTTCCTTGCCGACCAGATCGAGGTGCTCAAGGGCCCGGCAAACCTTCTCTACGGCAGCGGCGCGATCGGCGGCGCGGTCAACGTGGTCGACGGCCGCATCGCGCGCGACGTCCCCGACCGTCCGTTGAGCGGACGCGCCGAACTGCGCGCTGCCAGCGGCAACGACGAACGCGCCGGCATGTTCCGCCTCGATGGCGTCAGCGGCGACAACCTGGTGCTGCATGTGGACGGCGTGATCCGCAACAGCGGCGACATCGACATTCCGGGCCACGCGCAGCGCACGCACGATCACGACGGCCATCGGCACGACGAGCATGAGTCGGCCTACGGCAGCCTGCCCAACAGTGCGATCCGCACCCGCGCCGGCGCGTTGGGTGCGACCTGGCTTGGCGAGCGCGGCCACCTCGGTGTCGCGCTCAGCACCTATCGCACCAACTACGGGTTGCCCGAAGGTGCGCACGTGCACGCCGGCGACGACGACGGTCATGGCCACGACGATCACGGCCACGATCATGAGCATGGCGGCCACGACCATGACGCCGGCCACGGCCACGACCATGGTCCGGTCCGCATCGACCTCGCGCAGAACCGTCTCGACCTCAAGGGCGGCATCTACAACCCGGCGCCGTTCCTGTCCGCACTCAACCTGCGCGCGGCCCGCAGCGACTACGAACACGTCGAGCTCGAGGATGGCCTGGCCGCCACGCGTTTCGTCAATCGCGGCACCGAGACGCGGCTGGAAGCGGTGCAGAACGCCGTCAACGGCTGGCACGGCGCGTTCGGCCTGCAGCTGGGACATGGGAACTTCGAAGCGCAGGGCGCGGAAGCGTTCGTGCCGCCGAGCGTGTCCGACACCGTCGGCCTGTTCGTCGTGCAGGAAAAGGAGTTCGGGCCAGTGAAGCTGGAACTCGGTGGCCGCCACGAACGCGTGCAGATCGACTCGGCCACCGGCGTCTCGCGCCGCTTCGATGCCAGCAGCCTGTCCGGCGCGGCGATCTGGCACCTGTCCGGGGTGTTCGATCTGCGCGTCGGCGCCGACGTCTCCGAGCGCGCGCCGACCAACGAGGAACTGTTTGCCAACGGCGCGCATATCGCCACCGCTTCGCTGGAAATCGGCGACGCGGATCTCGACACCGAGCGCGGCCAGCGGCTGGAACTCGGCCTGCATGCGCATACCGGGCGGATCGAGGCCAAGGCGGCCGTGTACCAGACCAGGTTCGACGACTACACGTACCTGGCGGCGACCGGGGTGGTCGAAGACGGCCTGCCGGTGCGGCTGTGGACGCAGGGCGATGCCACGTTCCGCGGCGCCGAGGTCGAGGCGAAGCTGCACCTGTCCGAATCCGACGCCGGTGATTTCGACCTGCGCGTGTTCGGCGACATCGTGCGCGCGACGCTCGACGGCAGCGGCACCCGCGAAGTGCACTTCGACGTACCGCACGGCGAACACGCCCACCACTACCACGCCGACATCGCGCTCGGCGGCAACCTGCCGCGCATCGCACCCTCGCGCCTCGGCGCCGACCTCAACTGGACATCCGGTGGCTGGCGCGCGCATGCCGGCGCCGTGCGTTACATGAAGCAGGACCGCGTCGCCGCGGGCGAAGCACCAAGCCCCGGCTACACCCTCGTCAATGCCGGCATCGCCTGGCGCGCGGACGACCTCGAAGGCACGCAGTGGGAACTGTTCCTCGACGGCCGCAACCTCACCGACCGCGAGGCGCGCCCGCATACGTCGCTGCTGCGCGATATCGCACCGCTGCCGGGGCGCTCGATCGCCGGTGGGATCCGCATGTTCTTCTGA
- a CDS encoding AlkA N-terminal domain-containing protein has translation MSNAPALAPDVCERARLSRDARFDGLFFTAVRSTGIYCRPVCPAPPPKPRNVDYYPSAAAAESAGFRPCLRCRPELAPGAGSWRRGDDTLARALQLIDEGALADASLATLAARVQLGERQLRRLFVDRLGAAPVAVHTTRRLLFAKQLLTETALPVTTIAMESGFGSLRRFNAAFRDAYDLAPRDLRRELPGVSAGPLVLRLGYRPPYDFAAMLEFFAGRALPGIEQVDAHSYARVFDAGDGMGRLRISQWPAPARAPVHALRLELHGAPAGSLLAIVQRVRRMFDLDADPRAITAVLANDARLAPLLAARPGLRIPSGWDGFEIAVRAVIGQQVSVAAARTITTRLAMRHGRPVPMESAAAGFAHLFPDAATLAGADLDGLGLTGARATAVRAVATAVLDGRVGFSVDGTLEDFISRWTMLPGIGPWTAQYIALRALGHPDAFPAGDLVLQRAVTGDGSRLAEAALRARADAWRPWRAYAVIQLWRAATDTSAATPPSLPAVRGARRRSAA, from the coding sequence ATGTCGAATGCGCCCGCCCTTGCTCCGGATGTCTGCGAACGCGCACGACTGAGCCGCGATGCGCGCTTCGACGGGCTGTTCTTCACCGCGGTGCGCAGCACCGGGATCTACTGCCGGCCCGTCTGTCCGGCGCCACCGCCGAAGCCGCGAAACGTCGACTACTACCCGAGCGCCGCGGCGGCTGAATCCGCCGGCTTCCGCCCCTGCCTGCGTTGCCGGCCCGAGCTCGCCCCCGGCGCAGGCTCGTGGCGCCGTGGCGACGACACCCTCGCACGCGCGCTGCAGCTGATCGACGAGGGCGCACTGGCCGACGCATCGCTGGCGACGCTGGCCGCCCGCGTGCAACTGGGTGAGCGGCAGCTGCGACGCCTGTTCGTGGACCGCCTCGGCGCCGCGCCGGTGGCGGTGCACACCACGCGCCGGCTGCTGTTCGCCAAGCAGCTGCTCACCGAGACCGCACTGCCGGTGACCACCATCGCGATGGAATCGGGCTTCGGCAGCCTGCGGCGCTTCAATGCCGCCTTCCGCGACGCCTACGACCTCGCCCCGCGCGACCTGCGCCGCGAGCTTCCCGGCGTGTCCGCCGGCCCGCTGGTGTTGCGGCTGGGATACCGGCCGCCGTACGACTTTGCCGCGATGCTGGAGTTCTTCGCCGGTCGCGCACTGCCGGGGATCGAGCAGGTCGACGCGCACAGCTATGCGCGCGTCTTCGATGCCGGCGACGGCATGGGCCGACTACGCATCAGCCAGTGGCCGGCACCAGCGCGTGCGCCGGTGCATGCGCTGCGGCTGGAGCTGCACGGGGCGCCCGCCGGCAGCCTGCTTGCCATCGTGCAGCGCGTGCGGCGGATGTTCGACCTCGATGCCGATCCACGCGCGATCACCGCCGTGCTCGCCAACGACGCGCGGCTGGCCCCGCTGCTTGCGGCGCGACCCGGCCTGCGCATTCCCAGTGGCTGGGACGGTTTCGAGATCGCCGTACGCGCGGTGATCGGCCAGCAGGTGAGTGTGGCCGCCGCGCGCACGATCACCACCCGCCTCGCGATGCGCCACGGCAGGCCGGTTCCCATGGAGTCTGCCGCTGCCGGGTTCGCACACCTGTTCCCGGACGCGGCAACACTTGCCGGCGCCGATCTCGACGGCCTCGGCCTGACCGGTGCGCGAGCCACCGCGGTGCGTGCAGTCGCCACCGCGGTCCTCGACGGGCGCGTCGGCTTCAGCGTCGACGGCACGCTGGAGGATTTCATCTCGCGCTGGACCATGCTGCCCGGCATCGGGCCGTGGACGGCGCAGTACATCGCGCTGCGCGCACTCGGCCATCCGGATGCGTTCCCGGCCGGCGATCTCGTGCTGCAACGCGCGGTGACGGGCGACGGCAGTCGGCTTGCCGAAGCCGCCCTGCGTGCACGTGCGGACGCCTGGCGACCCTGGCGCGCCTATGCAGTGATCCAGCTCTGGCGTGCGGCCACCGATACGTCCGCCGCAACGCCCCCTTCCCTCCCCGCAGTACGCGGCGCACGCCGCAGGAGTGCGGCATGA